TTCGAACCGGGCAGGCTCTCAAAGATGGAATCCTGCTTGAAAACATCGGCGACCAACCCCATACCCTTGTGGGCCCGCAGGCGGGCGCCATCGGAGGAGACTATACCGCAACTTTCCTGCCCCCGATGCTGGAGGGCGTAAAGGCCGAGATAGGTCAGATTGGCGGCTTCGGGATGGCCATAAATGCCAAAAACGCCGCATTCATCGTTGAATTTGTCAAACATGCGCCGGGAAAACTCCTCGGGACAACCCGTTAAAAGTTTAAAAAAACCTTATCTGAAAGGGTGTTAGATCAAAATAGATGATAACACGTATGAGCGTTATAAAGCTACTCCGTCAGAGTAATTCCCTACGGATGAAATCGACGGCATTGCGGTAAAGCCACAGCCCCATCCCCTCTTCCGGCAGATCCTCTTCCCGGGTCCAGCGCGGATGATGGGTGCGGTGGACATAGGCTTCAGGATGAGGCATAAGACCGAAAATCCGCCCCGTAGCGTCGCAGACCCCGGCAATGGCGTTCGTCGAGCCATTGGGATTGAGGGGATAGTCCATCGTCGGCGCGTTATAATCGGCAGCACAATATTTGAGCGCCGCCAGATGAGCGGCTTCGATCCGTTCCAGCACCTGCGGTTCGCGCACCAGGAACTTGCCCTCGCCGTGACGCACCGGAAGATAGATGCCGGTCAGTCCCCGGGTGTAGATACAGGGGGACGCGGGATCGACCTTGAGATAGGTCCAGCGATCCTCGAAACGGCCGCTGTCGTTATGGGTCAGGGTCGCGGTCTGGCTGCGATAGTCGCCGTCCAGGGCGGGGAGCAGGCCCATTTTCACCATCAGCTGGAAGCCGTTGCAGACCCCCATGACCAGCTTGCCCGCTTCGATGAAACGATAGAGCTGGTCGGCCAGGCTCTCCGCGCTCCCCTTGACCGGAGCGTGACGCAGGCGGTTGGCCCCGGCCTTGGCGCTGCCGAGGTCGTCGCCATCGAGAAAGCCCCCGGCGAGATTGAGAAAATGATAGTCGTCGAGCCGAACCCGCCCGGCCAGCAGTTCGGCGATATGGACGATGTCGGCGACCTCCGCCCCGGCCAGGCGGCAGGCGTTGGCGACTTCCCGCTCGCAGTTGGTGCCGTTGCCGGTAATCACTATGGAACGAACCTCTTTCGCCATCTTACAGCTCCCGCAGAGGCGCCTGCCAGGCCTCTTTCAGTAGATTGATATCAACATCGAGCAGCGTCCGGCCGCTTCGGCTCACAACCAGACGGGGCGTATCAAGCACTTCGCCAAGGCAGGCCAGCGCCTGGCCGGCGAAGAGACGTTCGAAGCTTTCGCGCTCTTGCGGACGGACGGTGACCAGCAGTCGGCTCGGCGATTCGGAAAAGAGCAGCGTGTCATCGCGCAATTCCCCTTCGACAACCATCCCCTCCAGTTCGACACGGAGGCCGTAACCGCCGGCGAAGGCCTTCTCGGCCAGAGCCACGCCGAGACCACCGTCGGAAAGGTCGTGACAGGAGCGCACCAGTCCTTGCCGTTGGGCGGCGTTGAGGGCCTGATAGCGGGCAAAGGCCGTCATCGCGTCGACTTTGGGGACGTTGCTCCCCAGGAAGCCGAGTTCCGAATAGTATTCAGAGCCGCCGCATTCATCGCGGGTTTCGCCGAGCAGATAGACGAGATCGCCGGGGCGCTTGACATCCATGGAGACCGCCTGGCGCACGTCATCGATCTTGCCGATGACGGAAAAAAGCACGGTCGGCGGGATGGAGATCTTGGTGTCGCCGATCTGGTAGTCGTTTTTCATCGAGTCCTTGCCCGAGATCAGCGGCACGCCGAAGGCGACACAATATTCGTAGAGGGCCTTGTTGGCCCGCACCAGCTGGGCGGCCTTGTACTCGCCGTCAGGGGTTTTCTCGCTCTTCACCGGGTCGCACCAGCAGAAGTTGTCAAGACCGGCCACATGCTCGATATCGCCCCCCACCGCTACATAGTTGCGCAGACCTTCGTCAATGGCGCAGGCCATCATGTGATAGGTGTCGATATCCGAATAGCTGGGGCAGATGCCGTGGGAGACGACCACCCCTTCGAAGGAATCGAAGAGGGGCCGAAAGACGGCGGCGTCGGAAGGCCCGTCATTGGCGACCCCGACCAGCGGCTTGATGACCGTGCCGGCCTGAACCTCATGGTCGTAACGGCGGATGACGCTCTCCTTCGAGCAGATATTGAGCCGTCCAAGCAATTTGCCCAGTTCGGCGCCGAGGTCGGCGGGAACGGGGAAGACCGGCTCGGCGGTCTTGGGCGGCGTCCACTTGGCGGAGATGACCATTTGCGGCACCCCACCATGAAGGAACTCCATCGGCAGATAGGCCACAGTGCGGCCTTCGTAGAGACAATGAAAATAACCGGAATCGGTAAAGACGCCGAGATCGACGGCTTCCACGTCCATCTCCCGAGCGAGCTGGATGAATTC
This genomic stretch from Desulfuromonas acetexigens harbors:
- a CDS encoding phosphoribosylformylglycinamidine synthase subunit PurQ encodes the protein MAKEVRSIVITGNGTNCEREVANACRLAGAEVADIVHIAELLAGRVRLDDYHFLNLAGGFLDGDDLGSAKAGANRLRHAPVKGSAESLADQLYRFIEAGKLVMGVCNGFQLMVKMGLLPALDGDYRSQTATLTHNDSGRFEDRWTYLKVDPASPCIYTRGLTGIYLPVRHGEGKFLVREPQVLERIEAAHLAALKYCAADYNAPTMDYPLNPNGSTNAIAGVCDATGRIFGLMPHPEAYVHRTHHPRWTREEDLPEEGMGLWLYRNAVDFIRRELL